The Microbacterium sp. SORGH_AS_0862 region CTCGTCCTGGATCGCGTTGATCGTCTTGCCCTTCGGGCCGATCAGCTCACCGATCTTGTCGACGGGGATCTGGACGCTGATGACGCGGGGCGCGGTGGGCGCCATCTCGTCGGGAGCATCGATCGCGGCGTTGAGCACGTTGAGGATCGTCAGACGCGCGTCCTTGGCCTGCGTCAGCGCGGCGGCGAGCACCGACGACGGGATGCCGTCGAGCTTCGTGTCGAGCTGGATCGCCGTGACGAACTCGCTCGTACCGGCGACCTTGAAGTCCATGTCGCCCAGCGCGTCCTCGGCACCGAGGATGTCGGTCAGCGCGGCGTAGCGCGTCTGGCCATCGACCTCATCCGACACGAGACCCATCGCGATACCCGCGACAGGCGCGCGCAGCGGCACACCGGCGTTGAGCAGCGACAGGGTCGAGGCGCACACGGAGCCCATGGACGTCGAACCGTTGGAGCCGAGAGCCTCGGAGACCTGGCGGATCGCGTAGGGGAACTCCTCGCGGCTGGGCAGCACCGGAACGAGGGCGCGCTCGGCCAGGAAGCCGTGACCGATCTCGCGACGCTTCGGGCTACCCACGCGGCCGGTCTCACCGGTCGAGTAGGGCGGGAAGTTGTAGTGGTGCATGTAGCGCTTGCTCGTGGTGGGGCTCAGCGAGTCGATCTGCTGCTCCATCTTGAGCATGTTCAGCGTGGTGACGCCCAGGATCTGGGTCTCACCGCGCTGGAAGATCGCCGAACCGTGCACGCGCGGGATGACCTGCACCTCGGCGTCGAGCGCACGGATGTCGGCCAGGCCGCGTCCGTCGATACGGACACCCTCGGCGAGGATGCGACCGCGCACGATCTTCTTCGTGACCGACTTGTACGCTGCGGAGAACTCGAGCGTCGCCGCGGCAGGCAGCTGCTCGGCCTCGACGGCTGCGACGAGCTCTGCCTTGACGGCATCCTTCACCGCGTCGTCCGCGTTCTGACGCTCCTGCTTGTCGGCGATCTGGTAGATCGGGACGAGCTTGTCGTAGGCGCGCTCGGCGACGAAGTCGTACGTCTCCTGGCTGTAGGGCGGGAAGACCGGGTAGGGCTGGATCTCCTTCGCCGCGGTGTTCGCCACGACGTTCTGCGCCGCGACGAGCTCCTTGATGAAGGGCTTGGCGGCCTCGAGACCCTGCGCGACGATCTCCTCGCTGGGCTTGGTGGCACCGGCCTTGATGAGGTCCCAGCTGTGCTCGGTGGCCTCGGCCTCGACCATCATGATCGCGACTTCGCCGTCCTCCAGGACGCGACCGGCGACGATCAGGTCGAAGACGGCCTCCTGCAGCTGCTCGGCCTTCGGGAAGGCGATCCACTGGTCGGCGTGCTCGCCGTGACCGGGGATGAGCGCGAGGCGCACACCGGCGATGGGACCGGAGAACGGCAGACCCGAGATCTGCGTCGACAGGGACGCCGCGTTGATGGCGAGAGCGTCGTAGAACTCGCCCGGCGCGATCGAGAGCACCGTGACGACGATCTGGACCTCGTTGCGGAGGCCGTCGACGAACGACGGGCGCAGCGGACGGTCGATCAGACGGCAGACCAGGATCGCCTCGGTCGAGGGGCGACCCTCCCGGCGGAAGAACGAACCGGGGATCTTGCCGGCGGCGTACGAGCGCTCCTCGACGTCGACGGTCAGCGGGAAGAAGTCGAAACCCTCACGAGGGTGCTTCCCGGCGCTCGTGGCCGAGAGGAGCATCGTCTCCTCGTCGAGGTAGGCGGCAACGGCACCCTGTGCCTGCTGCGCCAGTCGCCCGGTCTCGAACCGGACAGTGCGGGTGCCGAATCGGCCGTTGTCGAGAACGGCTTCGGCGGCGGTGATTTCCGGACCTTCCAAGAGGTCCCTCCTTCTTTGTTTAGGCTCGCCACCCCGTGTGGGCGACGAGCGGACATGCGAAGGAGCAGGGCTGCGGTTATGGGCGCGCGGCATGACTGCAGAGAGCCTGCGCTGGCCACCAGTAGAAGACCACCCGGCGTGCGACGCACGACGAGGAACCCACCACAGGGGACCAGCTTCCCGCCGGCCTGCTCCGTGAACTCGTATGGAGTTGGGCGATCGCAGAGAGCGATCCGCCTCAGCCTACCAGTGCAACCCGTTCTCACGCCGGTCGGCGCCGCCTATCGTGGAACGCACACCCGCGACAGCGGAACCGACGAGAGGACAGGTCATGACCTACGACACCACCCCCGGCTCCGACCGCGACGCCGAGCCGGGCACCGAGCCCGCAGCCTCCGGCGAGGAGCAGCTGGTCGAGGACGGTCTGCTCGACGGCACCCCGGAGACGCCGGACCCGCGCGAAGAGGCGCAGTTGCAGGCGCAGCTCGAGCGCGAGATACGTTTCGACGGGTTCGAGCAGGGCATCGAGGGCTGAGACGGAAGAGAGGGCCCCGGCACGCATCGCGTGCCGGGGCCCTCTCTCTGCGTGTCTCAGTGGGCAGTGGTCGCCATCGGCTTCGGGGCCGTATCCACCCCCTCTGCGGCGGGCGCCTTCTCCCCCGCATCCGCACCGTGTCCGCCGGTCAGCGTGGACTCGTCGAACGGGCGGGCGCCGGAGAGCACCTCGCGCACCCGCGCCTTGTCGATCTGCCGGGTCCAGGTGCCGATCAGCACGGTCGCCACCGCGTTGCCGGTGAAGTTGGTGACCGCACGCCCCTCCGACATGAAACGGTCGATGCCGACGATGACCCCCACACCGCCGACCAGGTCGGGGCGGTAGGTCTGGAGCCCCGCCGCGAGGGTCGCGAGACCCGCGCCCGTGACGCCCGCTGCGCCCTTCGAGGCGATGATCATGAACACGAGGAGGCCGATCTGCTCCGGGATGGACATCGGAGCACCCATGCCCGTCGCGATGAACAGCGAGGCCATCGTGAGGTAGATCGCCGTGCCGTCGAGGTTGAAGGAGTAGCCGGTGGGAACCGTGATGCCCACGACGGGCTTCGAGACGCCGAGGTGCTCCATCTTCGCGATGAGCCGGGGCAGCGCGGACTCCGAGGACGACGTCCCCACGATCAGCAGGTACTCACGGCCGAGGTACTTCATGAGCGAGAAGATGTTCACCCGTGCGACCGCGTACAGCAGCGAGCCCAGCACGCCGGCGATGAAGACGAAGCACGTGATGTAGAAGGCCACCATCAGAAGACCGAGCCCGAGGATCGCGGCGACGCCGGTCGAGCCGACGACGGCGGCGATGGCACCGAATGCGCCGACGGGAGCGAGCCAGAGGATCATGCCCAGGATGCGGAACACGAGCGTCTGCAGGTGGGTGACCGCCGTCATGATCGGCTTGCCCTTCTCCCCCAGCCCCTGCAGCGCGAAGCCGACGAGGAGCGCGATGAAGAGCACCTGCAGCACGCTGCCGCCGGTGAACGCCGCGAAGAAGGACTCGGGCACGATGTGCAGCAGGAAGTCGACCGTCGAGGTCGCCTCGCCCGTCGCCTGGTAGGTGGAGCCGGACATGTCCAGTCCCTCGCCCGGGTGGATGATGTTGCCGACCACGAGGCCGATCGCCAGTGCGAAGGTCGACATGCCGAGGAAGTAGACCAGGGCAAGCCCGCCGATCTTGCCGACGGTCGCCGCCTTGGCGATCGAGCCCACGCCCACCACGATCGTGCAGAAGATGATGGGGGCGATCATCATCGTGATCAGCGACACGAACGCGGTCCCCAGCGGCTTCAGGCCTACTGCGAACTCGGGGAAGACCAGCCCGACCACGGCGCCGGCGACCACCGCGATGATCACCGAGACGTACAGCCAGGTGTGCTTGTCCCATTTCTTGCGACCGGGGCGGCCTGTCAGCCGCGGCAGGGTCACCGTCGTCGTGCGGGGAAGTCGCAGAGCCATCGTCGTCTCCTTCTCGATCGGGCCGCCTCGTCGTGGCCACGCTCGTACCTTCGTCCCCGCTGACGGACGGGGTCGAGTTGTGGTCGTATTGATCACGGAGGATGCGGTGAGACCGACGAAGTTCCCGACGAGCGCGGCCACGCGCCTGTTCCTGCTGATCGCCGCCGCTGCTGTCGCGGCGGCGGCGACGCTCAGCGCGGTGCTCGTGCTGGACGCGCAGCGCGCGGAGCGTGCGGAGGCGGAGCGCGTGACGCAGATCGTCGCGCGCACCCTCGCCGAGGATCCGTTCGTTCGAAGCGGCGTCACCTCCGAGGACCCCTCCGCCGTCCTCCAGCCGTTCGCGGAGTCGGTCATGGCCGCCAGCGACCTCGACTTCGTGACGATCATGTCGCCCGACGGCGTGCGGTTCACCCACCGGGATCCCGCCCGAATCGGCGAGCGCTACATCGGGACGATCCCCGCAGCCCCCGAATCTCTCACCGAGGAACGTGCGGGGACGCTGGGCCCATCCGTTCGTACGATCGCCCCGGTCACCGAAGGCGACGAGGTCGTGGGGTGGGTGTCGGCGGGGGTGACGCTGGGCAGCATCGGCGACGGGATCGCTGCCCGGCTGCCGTTCGCGCTGGCGGTCGCGCTCATCGTGCTGGCCGCGGGTCTGGTCGGCGCCGTGCTCGCGCGCGGCCAGGCGCGGCGCGTGACGGGCGATCTGGCCGCATCCGAGATCCGCGACACGCTCTCGAGCGCCGAGTCGATGCGCACCCTCGGCGAGGCGCTGCGAGCGCAGACGCACGAGCACGGCAACCGCATCCATACCGCCGTCGCCCTGCTCGAGATGGATCGGCGCGAAGAGGCGATCGCTCTGCTCACCGACTCCGCCCAGGCCTCGCAGGAGCTGGTCGATCAGGTCACGGCGCGCACCGACGGCGACGCCACCGTGGGCGCCCTGGTACTCGGCAAGGTGTCGCAGGCGGCCGAACGCGGGGTGCTCCTGCGCACGCAGATCGCTCCCGACGCACCCCGCTCGGTGCTCTCCGCCGTCGACGCCGTCACGGTCGTGGGTAACCTGCTCGACAACGCCGTGGATGCGGCGGCCGCCGGCCCCCCGCCGCGCACCGTCGATTTCACGATGACGCGGTCGGGGCGAGACCTGATGCTCACGGTGACCGACTCGGGCGCCGGAGTCCCCGCGGAGATGCGCGAGAGGGTGTTCGAGATGGGATTCAGCACGAAGCCCGCGGGGGCGGAGGGTCGCGGCGTGGGCCTGGCCCTCGTTCAGGACATCGTGACGGCGGCGGGCGGCAGCATCCGCATCGACGACGCCGATCCGAGCCGCTTCGAGGTGCTGCTGAAGGGGCGGGCATGATCCAGGTCCTGGTCGTCGACGACGACGCGTTGACCCTCGAGCTGCACGGACAGTACGTCGGGCGCCTGGACGGCTTCGAGGTGAGCGGACTGTGCGCGGGAGCGTCGGCCGCGCTGCGCGCGCTCATCGGGCCTGCGCCGAGGCCCGTCGTCGACCTCGTGCTGCTGGATATGACCATGCCGGACGGGAGCGGGCTGGATGTGCTGCGCCGCATCCGCGCCGCGGGCAGCACGGTGGACGTGATCGCGGTGACCAGCGTGCGCGACGCCGAGACCGTGCGGGCCACTGCCAGCCTCGGGGTCGTGCAATACCTCGTGAAACCCTTCACCTTCGGCGTGTTCCGGGAGCGGCTCGAGCAGTACGCACAGGCCCGCGAGCTGCGGGCTCCGCGCGGACCGGCGACGCAGGCCGAGATCGATGCGCTGCTCGGGGCCGGTCGCACGGCTCCCATCCCGGTCACGCCCAAGGGCATCTCGCCGGACACGCTGGACGCGGTGGGCCGGGCGCTGCGCAAGGGTGACGCGCTCTCGGCCGTCGAGACGGCACGTCTGCTGGGTCTGTCGCGCGTCTCGGCGCGCCGCTACCTGGAGCACCTCGTGGAGATCGGTGCCGCCGAGCGACGTGCGCGCCACGGTCGCCCGGGCCGCCCCGAGAGCGAGTACCGCTGGTCCGTGTGACTCGTGGGGTTGGTGTGATGCCTGTGACGCAATAGCGTGTTCCGCATGACCGTCGAGCGCACGCAACGCCCGCGGGCGTTGCGCCCGGCCGCGCTCGCTGTCGCCGTCACGATCGTTGCGCTGTTCGCCGGGTCCGGCGCACCCGCCCAGGCTGCCGACACCCCTTCGTGGAACGACGTGCAGAACGCACGCGACAACCGGGCCGCCGCCGCCGAGCTCGTCGCCCGCATCGAGGCCGAGCTCGACGCCGCGCAGGACCGCAGTGCAGCCTCCGCCACCGCAGCGCTGGATGCGGCGCGCGTCGCAGAGGACGCCCGCCGACGCGCGGACGACGCCGCGCAGCGTTCCGCTGCACTCGATGCGCAGGTGGACGCCGCCCGGACGGAGGCCGAGGCGCAGCGCGCTCGCACGGGCGCACTCGCGTCCTCCATGTACCGGCTGCAGTCCGACGGTCCCCTCGTCGCCCGACTGCTGACCGCCGCCGACCCGGACGACCTGCTCGATCGTCTCGGGCTTCTCGAGACGATGGGAACGGCCTGGGCCGGCCGTGCGGCGCAGGTGCAGGGCGCGGCGCAGGTCTTGGCGGCGCTCGACGACCAGGCCACCGCCGCACATGTCGCACGCGAGGACGCCGCCGCGGCGGCCGAGCGCGCCGCCGCCGACGCGCAGTCCGCCGCCGACGCGGAGGCCGCGGCGGTCACGGAGCTCACCACGCAGGCCGACACTCTCTACGCGCAGTTGGCGACACTCAAAGGCACGACGGCCGATCTGGAGCGCCGGTACCGGTTGGCGAGTCAGGTGGCGGCACAACCGGCGAATCCGGCACCCACATCCCCGTCACCCGGCTC contains the following coding sequences:
- a CDS encoding polyribonucleotide nucleotidyltransferase, which produces MEGPEITAAEAVLDNGRFGTRTVRFETGRLAQQAQGAVAAYLDEETMLLSATSAGKHPREGFDFFPLTVDVEERSYAAGKIPGSFFRREGRPSTEAILVCRLIDRPLRPSFVDGLRNEVQIVVTVLSIAPGEFYDALAINAASLSTQISGLPFSGPIAGVRLALIPGHGEHADQWIAFPKAEQLQEAVFDLIVAGRVLEDGEVAIMMVEAEATEHSWDLIKAGATKPSEEIVAQGLEAAKPFIKELVAAQNVVANTAAKEIQPYPVFPPYSQETYDFVAERAYDKLVPIYQIADKQERQNADDAVKDAVKAELVAAVEAEQLPAAATLEFSAAYKSVTKKIVRGRILAEGVRIDGRGLADIRALDAEVQVIPRVHGSAIFQRGETQILGVTTLNMLKMEQQIDSLSPTTSKRYMHHYNFPPYSTGETGRVGSPKRREIGHGFLAERALVPVLPSREEFPYAIRQVSEALGSNGSTSMGSVCASTLSLLNAGVPLRAPVAGIAMGLVSDEVDGQTRYAALTDILGAEDALGDMDFKVAGTSEFVTAIQLDTKLDGIPSSVLAAALTQAKDARLTILNVLNAAIDAPDEMAPTAPRVISVQIPVDKIGELIGPKGKTINAIQDETGAQISIEEDGTVYIGATDGPSAEAARAQVNAIANPTNPEVGEQFLGTVVKIATFGAFISLLPGKDGLLHVSEVRKLAGGKRVENVDDVLSVGQKLLVKITKIDDRGKLSLEPVLEEAADQEGRDAANPGPEAPAEG
- a CDS encoding cation:dicarboxylate symporter family transporter — its product is MALRLPRTTTVTLPRLTGRPGRKKWDKHTWLYVSVIIAVVAGAVVGLVFPEFAVGLKPLGTAFVSLITMMIAPIIFCTIVVGVGSIAKAATVGKIGGLALVYFLGMSTFALAIGLVVGNIIHPGEGLDMSGSTYQATGEATSTVDFLLHIVPESFFAAFTGGSVLQVLFIALLVGFALQGLGEKGKPIMTAVTHLQTLVFRILGMILWLAPVGAFGAIAAVVGSTGVAAILGLGLLMVAFYITCFVFIAGVLGSLLYAVARVNIFSLMKYLGREYLLIVGTSSSESALPRLIAKMEHLGVSKPVVGITVPTGYSFNLDGTAIYLTMASLFIATGMGAPMSIPEQIGLLVFMIIASKGAAGVTGAGLATLAAGLQTYRPDLVGGVGVIVGIDRFMSEGRAVTNFTGNAVATVLIGTWTRQIDKARVREVLSGARPFDESTLTGGHGADAGEKAPAAEGVDTAPKPMATTAH
- a CDS encoding ATP-binding protein, producing the protein MRPTKFPTSAATRLFLLIAAAAVAAAATLSAVLVLDAQRAERAEAERVTQIVARTLAEDPFVRSGVTSEDPSAVLQPFAESVMAASDLDFVTIMSPDGVRFTHRDPARIGERYIGTIPAAPESLTEERAGTLGPSVRTIAPVTEGDEVVGWVSAGVTLGSIGDGIAARLPFALAVALIVLAAGLVGAVLARGQARRVTGDLAASEIRDTLSSAESMRTLGEALRAQTHEHGNRIHTAVALLEMDRREEAIALLTDSAQASQELVDQVTARTDGDATVGALVLGKVSQAAERGVLLRTQIAPDAPRSVLSAVDAVTVVGNLLDNAVDAAAAGPPPRTVDFTMTRSGRDLMLTVTDSGAGVPAEMRERVFEMGFSTKPAGAEGRGVGLALVQDIVTAAGGSIRIDDADPSRFEVLLKGRA
- a CDS encoding response regulator — its product is MIQVLVVDDDALTLELHGQYVGRLDGFEVSGLCAGASAALRALIGPAPRPVVDLVLLDMTMPDGSGLDVLRRIRAAGSTVDVIAVTSVRDAETVRATASLGVVQYLVKPFTFGVFRERLEQYAQARELRAPRGPATQAEIDALLGAGRTAPIPVTPKGISPDTLDAVGRALRKGDALSAVETARLLGLSRVSARRYLEHLVEIGAAERRARHGRPGRPESEYRWSV
- a CDS encoding transglycosylase; translated protein: MTVERTQRPRALRPAALAVAVTIVALFAGSGAPAQAADTPSWNDVQNARDNRAAAAELVARIEAELDAAQDRSAASATAALDAARVAEDARRRADDAAQRSAALDAQVDAARTEAEAQRARTGALASSMYRLQSDGPLVARLLTAADPDDLLDRLGLLETMGTAWAGRAAQVQGAAQVLAALDDQATAAHVAREDAAAAAERAAADAQSAADAEAAAVTELTTQADTLYAQLATLKGTTADLERRYRLASQVAAQPANPAPTSPSPGSPAPPAPPVPTPPAGGAVVVDPAGAREYARGAIGSYGWGQDQFECLVSLWNRESGWRADALNPSSGAYGIPQALPGGKMATAGADWRTNAATQINWGLSYISDRYGSPCGAWGHSQATGWY